A section of the Pedobacter sp. HDW13 genome encodes:
- a CDS encoding bestrophin family protein, which translates to MINYNPKDWFTFIFHIHKADTFRKLWPLMLSVAAFSGLVSFLELNIFKLSKSDYVSNIGMMHSLLGFVISMLLVFRTNTSYDRWWDGRKLLGGLTNVSRNFAMKIKALKLPEEDLKFFEYGIPKYAFALKEHLREKKYFGKNSFLIEVEEHKHIPNQIASSMISRLYNLLERGLVSQEQLIVLTNDVNQFTDICGGCERIKNTPIPFSYSVFIKKFIFVYVLTIPIGWVFSLGYYLVLIVPFILYVLASLELIAEEIEDPFGQDANDLPVDQICTNIEKHVEEILS; encoded by the coding sequence ATGATTAATTACAACCCTAAAGATTGGTTTACTTTTATTTTTCATATCCATAAAGCCGATACCTTCCGTAAACTATGGCCTTTGATGTTAAGTGTGGCTGCGTTTTCGGGTTTGGTTTCTTTTCTGGAGCTCAATATTTTTAAGTTATCCAAAAGCGATTATGTGAGTAACATCGGTATGATGCACAGCTTACTGGGTTTTGTAATCTCCATGCTGCTCGTATTTAGGACCAATACTTCTTACGACAGGTGGTGGGATGGTAGGAAGTTACTTGGTGGACTAACCAATGTAAGTCGCAATTTTGCAATGAAGATTAAAGCGTTAAAATTACCGGAAGAAGATTTAAAGTTTTTTGAATATGGTATTCCTAAATACGCATTTGCCTTAAAAGAGCATTTAAGGGAAAAAAAGTATTTTGGCAAAAACAGCTTTTTGATCGAGGTAGAGGAGCATAAACATATTCCTAACCAGATTGCTAGCAGTATGATTTCGAGACTTTATAATTTGCTCGAAAGAGGGTTGGTTTCGCAGGAGCAACTAATTGTGCTTACTAATGATGTAAACCAGTTTACTGATATTTGTGGTGGTTGTGAAAGGATCAAGAATACGCCTATTCCGTTTTCATACAGTGTGTTTATCAAGAAGTTTATTTTTGTGTATGTGCTTACCATTCCAATTGGCTGGGTATTTAGTTTAGGCTATTACCTGGTGCTGATTGTTCCCTTTATTCTCTATGTATTAGCGAGTTTGGAGTTGATAGCTGAAGAAATAGAAGATCCATTTGGTCAGGATGCGAACGATTTGCCGGTTGATCAGATTTGCACCAATATAGAAAAACATGTAGAGGAGATTTTAAGCTAA
- a CDS encoding DNA-3-methyladenine glycosylase codes for MKLETEYYLNEDVVALAKDLLGKVLYTKVDDQITAGIIVETEAYFGVKDKASHAYSGRRTNRTETMYAKGGVAYVYLCYGMHHLFNIVTSVENEPHAVLIRGIEPLVGIDVIEARRKMPYTKGAIAAGPGSAAKALGIDKGFNAKHLGGDEIWVEDHNIRYEEAEIAASPRVGIAYAQEHALLPWRFFVKGNKYVSKPNKV; via the coding sequence TTGAAACTGGAAACCGAATATTACCTGAATGAAGATGTGGTTGCGCTCGCAAAAGATCTGTTGGGTAAGGTGTTGTACACGAAAGTTGATGATCAGATTACCGCAGGCATAATTGTCGAAACGGAAGCTTACTTTGGTGTAAAGGATAAGGCGTCGCATGCATATAGTGGCCGTAGGACAAACCGCACCGAAACCATGTATGCGAAAGGCGGGGTAGCTTATGTATATCTTTGCTATGGCATGCATCACTTATTCAATATTGTCACATCTGTAGAAAACGAACCGCATGCTGTGTTAATCAGGGGTATCGAACCACTGGTAGGTATTGATGTAATTGAAGCGCGCCGCAAAATGCCTTATACAAAAGGAGCAATAGCGGCCGGTCCGGGTTCTGCCGCAAAGGCATTGGGGATTGATAAAGGTTTTAATGCAAAACACTTAGGTGGTGACGAAATCTGGGTAGAGGATCATAATATCCGGTATGAAGAAGCAGAAATTGCGGCTTCACCAAGGGTTGGTATCGCCTACGCGCAAGAACATGCTTTATTGCCGTGGCGCTTTTTTGTAAAAGGCAATAAATATGTAAGCAAGCCAAACAAAGTTTAA
- a CDS encoding GAF domain-containing protein, which translates to MAEDLTITRNTSKEEQYQSIIPQIEALLDGETDFVANMANVAAALKEQFGWFWVGFYLVKQDELVLGPFQGPVACTRIKKGKGVCGTSWAKAETIIVPDVEEFPGHIACASASKSEIVLPLIVADEVIGVLDVDSEVLNKFDDTDRLYLEQVIVVLLNNLSI; encoded by the coding sequence ATGGCAGAAGATTTAACAATAACCCGAAATACCTCAAAAGAGGAACAATATCAATCCATTATTCCTCAAATAGAAGCTTTACTGGATGGCGAAACCGACTTTGTAGCCAATATGGCTAACGTTGCTGCTGCATTAAAAGAACAGTTTGGGTGGTTTTGGGTAGGTTTTTACCTGGTGAAACAGGATGAATTGGTTTTGGGGCCATTTCAGGGACCAGTTGCCTGTACGCGCATAAAAAAGGGAAAAGGCGTTTGTGGTACTTCATGGGCAAAGGCCGAAACCATTATTGTGCCTGATGTGGAAGAATTTCCGGGGCATATCGCCTGTGCTTCGGCGTCAAAATCTGAGATCGTGCTTCCTTTAATTGTAGCAGATGAAGTAATTGGTGTGTTAGATGTAGATAGCGAAGTATTGAATAAATTTGATGATACAGATCGACTTTATTTGGAGCAGGTTATCGTTGTTTTGTTAAATAATTTATCGATATAA
- a CDS encoding DUF3291 domain-containing protein, which translates to MAVKTSTALITALTITKFRGLTIPFAFIGMAVLRLPLWLNKKCRFWKLMGSGKNAEIDLATDFKHWALLTTWEYQEDCEAFYRNSLVTKWFNFFGLESCTTLLKPLSSHGLWSKKEPFKSDKDNNEYNGKIAVITRAAIRFNRLKEFRQNIKRASDAMRTAPGFILAAGIGENPFLDQATFSIWENAESVKNYAYKTFDHADVIKLTRARQWYKEELFARFEIITSYGKLNGIPINDYQPQVNPTKPKII; encoded by the coding sequence TTGGCAGTTAAAACTTCGACTGCTTTGATTACAGCCTTAACCATTACAAAATTTCGTGGCCTTACCATTCCCTTTGCTTTTATAGGCATGGCTGTTTTGCGTTTACCCTTGTGGCTCAACAAAAAATGCAGGTTCTGGAAATTAATGGGTAGTGGCAAAAATGCAGAGATTGATCTGGCTACCGATTTCAAACACTGGGCATTACTTACCACCTGGGAGTACCAGGAAGATTGCGAAGCTTTTTACCGCAATTCGCTGGTAACAAAATGGTTTAACTTCTTTGGTCTGGAAAGCTGCACCACCTTATTAAAACCTTTATCAAGCCATGGCTTATGGTCTAAAAAAGAACCTTTTAAGAGTGACAAAGACAATAACGAATACAACGGAAAAATTGCTGTGATTACGCGGGCTGCGATCCGGTTTAACCGTCTGAAAGAGTTCAGGCAAAACATTAAAAGAGCTTCCGATGCCATGAGGACTGCCCCCGGATTTATCCTCGCTGCAGGCATTGGAGAAAATCCTTTTCTGGATCAGGCTACTTTCTCCATCTGGGAAAATGCCGAAAGCGTAAAAAATTATGCCTACAAAACTTTTGACCATGCCGATGTGATTAAACTAACCAGAGCACGCCAATGGTACAAAGAAGAACTATTTGCGCGTTTTGAAATCATAACCAGCTACGGTAAACTAAACGGCATACCGATTAACGATTACCAACCACAAGTTAACCCCACCAAACCTAAAATTATTTAA
- a CDS encoding Dabb family protein, with protein sequence MTDQTLADKGQIQHFVMFWLKPQLTKSEIADFANFFESLKPIKYIKTLSYGLAANTPVRPVTDNSFTYSLTITFANIEDHNAYQEDKTHLDAVEKFSKNWYRVVVHDTVIA encoded by the coding sequence ATGACAGACCAAACTTTAGCTGATAAAGGCCAGATTCAACATTTTGTAATGTTCTGGTTAAAACCACAGTTAACCAAAAGTGAAATAGCCGATTTTGCCAATTTCTTCGAAAGCCTGAAGCCCATTAAATACATTAAAACTTTAAGTTATGGTTTGGCCGCAAACACACCCGTACGTCCGGTTACCGATAATTCGTTTACTTACTCTCTAACCATAACCTTCGCAAATATCGAAGATCATAATGCTTATCAGGAAGATAAGACACATCTTGATGCTGTAGAGAAATTCTCGAAAAACTGGTACAGGGTAGTGGTACACGATACGGTGATTGCTTAA
- a CDS encoding YMGG-like glycine zipper-containing protein, with the protein MKKIFVVIALSSVMFACNNKAKEEAALKQQQAEKQLAIKAVKDSLRLDSFKKAEVAKVEQEKEAKHQAELAAARRAGANSSRSYASSGGSSSGAYGGTQPTAKKKGWSDAAKGAVIGGAAGAVGGALIDKKKGRGAIIGGLVGAGGGYLIGRGEDRKSGRVQPKN; encoded by the coding sequence ATGAAAAAGATATTCGTGGTAATCGCACTAAGCTCAGTAATGTTTGCCTGTAACAATAAGGCCAAAGAAGAAGCAGCATTAAAACAACAACAGGCAGAAAAGCAGTTGGCTATTAAAGCTGTAAAGGATAGTTTAAGATTAGATAGCTTTAAAAAAGCAGAAGTAGCTAAAGTAGAACAGGAAAAAGAAGCTAAACATCAGGCAGAACTTGCAGCGGCAAGAAGGGCTGGAGCTAATTCTTCAAGGTCATATGCAAGCTCAGGTGGTAGTTCGAGCGGTGCTTACGGTGGTACACAACCAACAGCTAAGAAAAAAGGCTGGAGTGATGCTGCTAAAGGCGCTGTAATTGGCGGTGCTGCCGGTGCTGTTGGTGGTGCTTTAATTGATAAGAAAAAAGGTCGTGGCGCCATTATTGGTGGCTTAGTGGGCGCTGGTGGTGGTTATTTGATCGGTAGAGGGGAAGATAGAAAATCAGGTCGTGTTCAGCCTAAGAACTAA
- a CDS encoding adenine nucleotide alpha hydrolase, with translation MDKKICIFNWSGGKDSTLALHYALQDPTIEIRYMVTTVTEQYNRVSMHGVREALLIRQAESIGIPLYQIRLGEMPDMETYDNTMRTHLSKFKAEGITHSIFGDIFLEDLRLYREDKLAEIGLKAIFPLWQKDTRRLISEFIGLDYKTIIVCTQQNLKDICGKVISEDLINSLPLEIDPCGENGEFHTFAFEGPVFKQKIAFSVGEQVFRTYNAPAKTASESDSPCSTTELSGFWYTDLVE, from the coding sequence ATGGATAAGAAAATCTGCATTTTCAACTGGAGTGGCGGTAAAGACAGTACACTGGCACTCCACTATGCCCTTCAGGACCCCACAATCGAAATCAGGTACATGGTTACTACTGTTACCGAACAATACAACCGCGTTTCGATGCACGGTGTTAGAGAGGCTTTGCTGATTAGACAAGCCGAAAGCATTGGTATTCCTTTATATCAGATCCGTTTGGGAGAAATGCCCGATATGGAAACTTACGATAATACCATGCGTACCCACCTCAGTAAATTTAAAGCAGAAGGTATTACGCATTCTATTTTTGGTGATATTTTTCTGGAAGACCTTCGTTTATACCGTGAAGATAAGTTGGCAGAAATTGGTCTCAAAGCTATTTTTCCGCTTTGGCAGAAAGATACAAGGCGACTGATCAGCGAGTTTATAGGTTTGGACTATAAAACCATCATTGTTTGTACGCAGCAAAACCTAAAAGATATATGTGGAAAAGTAATCAGTGAGGATTTGATTAATAGCCTTCCCCTTGAAATTGATCCCTGTGGCGAAAATGGTGAATTTCATACTTTCGCTTTTGAAGGGCCTGTGTTTAAACAAAAAATCGCTTTTTCAGTCGGTGAGCAGGTTTTTAGGACTTATAATGCGCCTGCAAAAACTGCTTCAGAAAGTGATTCTCCCTGCTCGACTACGGAGCTTTCGGGCTTTTGGTATACCGATTTAGTTGAATAA
- a CDS encoding NAD-dependent deacylase, whose protein sequence is MKLVVLTGAGISAESGLKTFRDSDGLWEGYNVYDVATPEAWERNPELVQEFYNERRRQVVAAQPNAAHYILAELEKDFDVEIVTQNIDDLHERAGSTKVTHLHGIITRSQSSLRPSLTYPIEGTEIKMGERCKLGSQLRPHVVWFGEAVPMIEVAAKICKQADLFVLIGTSLAVYPAAGLIDFVPREVKKYIIDPKTPDVKRYQHVITIEQNAVNGMEQLKSILTNG, encoded by the coding sequence ATGAAATTAGTTGTTTTAACAGGAGCGGGGATTAGTGCCGAAAGTGGATTGAAAACTTTTCGGGATTCGGACGGTTTGTGGGAAGGATATAACGTGTACGATGTGGCTACTCCCGAGGCTTGGGAAAGAAATCCGGAGTTAGTACAGGAGTTTTATAACGAAAGAAGACGGCAGGTGGTAGCGGCTCAACCCAATGCAGCGCATTACATACTCGCGGAACTGGAGAAAGATTTCGATGTAGAGATTGTTACCCAGAATATAGACGATTTGCATGAGCGTGCCGGATCAACTAAGGTTACGCACCTGCATGGCATCATAACCCGTTCGCAATCGAGTTTGCGGCCCAGTTTAACTTACCCCATTGAGGGAACAGAAATTAAAATGGGCGAACGCTGTAAATTAGGTTCTCAGTTACGGCCTCATGTAGTATGGTTTGGCGAAGCTGTGCCGATGATTGAAGTGGCTGCTAAAATCTGCAAACAAGCTGATTTATTTGTGCTGATTGGGACTTCACTGGCAGTTTATCCCGCAGCCGGACTAATCGATTTCGTTCCGCGAGAAGTAAAAAAATACATTATTGATCCTAAAACCCCTGATGTTAAACGATATCAGCATGTAATTACCATTGAGCAAAATGCCGTAAACGGGATGGAGCAGCTGAAAAGTATTTTAACAAATGGATAA
- a CDS encoding ABC transporter substrate-binding protein → MKVVSFLPAATKMIYDMGLQDYLHGVTFECPKEAADQPKVVRCILEGKNYSSIEIDRIFSASKAQGKSLYWVDDALLESIAPDVVFTQDICEVCNIDTVCTETAVMKLSKQPTLVPLSPNNLQDVFECAITIARALGKEEVAFSYLAGLQQKTDQILDKLRESKSPLKRVMLMEWIEPIYNCGHWIPFQIAAAGGVDMLSNPAGDSIVTPWEKIVKYNPEVLIIAPCGFDQKRSLEEMSLLTTKTGWNDLEAVKNNQVYIADFDMFTQPSVGTLVEGIEALACMFHPQIFKADERIAKKFINYAQSLQSV, encoded by the coding sequence ATGAAAGTCGTTTCTTTTTTACCCGCTGCCACAAAAATGATTTACGATATGGGCCTTCAGGATTACCTGCATGGTGTAACCTTCGAATGTCCGAAAGAAGCAGCAGATCAACCCAAGGTAGTACGCTGTATCCTGGAAGGTAAAAACTATTCGAGTATAGAAATCGACCGGATTTTTTCTGCATCCAAAGCACAGGGCAAAAGTCTGTACTGGGTAGATGATGCACTTCTGGAAAGCATTGCGCCTGATGTTGTATTTACGCAGGATATTTGCGAAGTATGCAACATAGATACAGTTTGTACCGAAACTGCAGTAATGAAACTGAGCAAGCAGCCAACTTTGGTGCCGCTTTCGCCCAATAACCTGCAGGATGTTTTCGAATGCGCCATTACCATTGCCAGGGCATTGGGAAAAGAAGAAGTAGCTTTTAGCTATCTGGCAGGATTACAGCAGAAAACCGATCAGATTTTAGATAAACTGCGGGAAAGCAAATCACCTTTGAAGCGTGTGATGCTAATGGAATGGATAGAGCCTATATACAATTGCGGGCACTGGATTCCCTTTCAGATTGCAGCAGCAGGAGGGGTTGATATGCTTTCTAACCCTGCAGGCGATTCGATTGTTACCCCATGGGAAAAGATTGTAAAGTATAATCCTGAGGTTTTGATTATTGCACCTTGTGGCTTCGATCAAAAACGCAGCCTCGAAGAAATGAGTTTGCTTACAACTAAAACGGGCTGGAATGATTTGGAAGCTGTAAAAAACAATCAGGTGTACATTGCAGATTTTGATATGTTTACCCAGCCTAGTGTAGGCACTCTGGTAGAAGGTATTGAAGCTTTAGCCTGTATGTTTCATCCGCAGATCTTTAAAGCAGATGAAAGGATAGCTAAAAAGTTTATCAATTATGCTCAATCACTTCAATCCGTATAA
- a CDS encoding DUF6580 family putative transport protein has product MSHLKFNPRTLILLLMILVITAFRLLVTFNSDELKFANFSSIGAVALFGGAYFKDHAKAFAFPLLSLFLSDFILASTIFSKYSGGSFLYQGWYWTYIAFALMVLVGRILLKNVNVVNLLASTLTIVLIHWLVTDLGVWINNPAYTQDLAGYWNCLVKAIPFEIRFLEGTVIYGALLFGAFEILKAKYPVLKLEAQAA; this is encoded by the coding sequence ATGTCTCATTTAAAGTTTAATCCGCGCACCTTAATACTGCTATTAATGATATTGGTGATTACGGCTTTCCGTTTACTGGTAACATTTAATTCAGATGAACTGAAATTTGCTAATTTCTCCTCAATCGGAGCGGTTGCCTTATTCGGTGGTGCCTATTTTAAAGATCACGCCAAAGCTTTTGCTTTTCCGTTGTTGAGTTTGTTTTTAAGCGACTTTATTTTAGCTTCAACCATTTTCAGTAAATACAGTGGGGGTTCATTTTTGTACCAGGGCTGGTATTGGACCTATATTGCTTTTGCGTTAATGGTTTTAGTAGGTAGAATTCTGCTTAAAAATGTAAACGTGGTAAATTTATTGGCCTCAACATTAACTATTGTGCTTATCCATTGGTTGGTTACCGACTTGGGTGTTTGGATTAATAATCCGGCATATACCCAGGATTTAGCAGGTTACTGGAACTGTTTGGTTAAAGCTATTCCATTCGAAATTAGATTCTTAGAAGGAACAGTTATTTATGGAGCCTTACTTTTTGGCGCTTTCGAGATTTTAAAAGCAAAATATCCGGTATTAAAATTAGAAGCACAAGCTGCATAA
- a CDS encoding TonB-dependent siderophore receptor translates to MNKTTILAAAGLGLAQLMISQLANAQQKDTLQLKDVVISATKNDQKQSQTGKVVSIISREVLERSNGKSLPDLLNEQAGIIISGGNSSQGKDKSIFFRGSASGYTLVLIDGIVQNDPSSISGTFDLRLFSIDQIDHIEILRGGQSTIYGSDAVAGVINIVTKKGGPKGNTIYGVASAGSFETYKGTIGLNGGVEGFSYNINYTHLKTDGISEAVAPAGSTAEFDKDGFKTDGVNANFGIQLDKRLSVNPFLRYFYGNYKIDEGAFADGLPANNSILKQFSGGFNAEYKLNTGKITLNYSHESNSNDVNSSFMGFASNFVNYGKMNLIDLFYNQKLGNKLDLLVGIDNRKTKLITNSSNPTTNIFAAYGSLFLHDLSVFNLEVGGRYNKHDQYGENYTYSVTPTINIIKEVKLFGTVSTAFKVPSLNMLFGQYGANLNLKPEKSQNYEAGVNLSFADDQFSLRVAGFKRDLTDAIVYTTGYINQGNQKFKGVEVEPAVKFSVFNVNGYYAYVEGNTGTVDFLIRRPKNTFGITAGAQATQNLYISANYRYFGKRFDTNFISYLNEELPSYKLLNAYVEYALAKKRVKVFFDAKNILNAKYSEIIGYNTPGFNFNTGVSFNIR, encoded by the coding sequence ATGAACAAAACAACAATTTTAGCCGCTGCTGGTTTAGGTCTGGCGCAGCTAATGATTAGCCAGTTGGCTAATGCGCAGCAAAAAGACACTTTGCAGCTTAAAGATGTGGTAATTTCTGCCACCAAAAACGATCAAAAACAATCACAAACCGGTAAAGTGGTTAGCATCATCAGCAGAGAGGTGTTGGAGCGCAGCAACGGAAAATCATTACCCGATTTATTGAATGAGCAAGCTGGTATCATCATCAGCGGTGGAAACAGCAGTCAGGGTAAGGATAAGAGTATCTTTTTCAGGGGCTCGGCTAGCGGTTATACGTTGGTATTAATTGATGGAATTGTACAGAACGATCCTTCAAGTATCAGCGGAACATTCGATTTACGTTTATTCTCAATCGATCAGATTGATCATATCGAAATTTTAAGAGGTGGCCAGTCTACCATTTATGGTTCAGATGCAGTAGCAGGGGTAATTAATATTGTAACCAAAAAAGGCGGACCAAAAGGAAATACCATTTATGGTGTAGCCAGTGCCGGAAGTTTTGAAACGTATAAAGGAACAATTGGCTTGAATGGTGGTGTTGAAGGTTTTTCTTACAACATTAACTATACACACCTTAAAACCGATGGTATTTCGGAAGCGGTAGCGCCGGCAGGCAGCACAGCCGAATTTGATAAAGATGGCTTTAAAACGGATGGGGTTAATGCTAATTTCGGTATTCAACTGGATAAGCGCCTTTCTGTTAATCCGTTTTTACGTTATTTCTATGGTAACTATAAAATAGATGAAGGCGCTTTTGCTGATGGTTTACCAGCCAATAATTCGATATTGAAGCAGTTTAGCGGAGGTTTTAATGCCGAATACAAACTCAATACCGGAAAAATTACTTTAAACTATAGTCACGAAAGCAACTCGAACGATGTAAATTCGAGCTTCATGGGCTTTGCCAGTAATTTTGTAAATTACGGTAAAATGAACCTGATCGATTTATTCTACAATCAGAAATTGGGTAATAAATTAGATTTATTAGTAGGTATCGATAACCGCAAAACAAAACTGATTACCAATTCAAGCAATCCGACAACCAACATTTTTGCAGCTTATGGATCGTTGTTTTTACACGATTTAAGTGTGTTTAACCTTGAGGTAGGCGGCCGTTACAACAAACACGATCAATATGGCGAAAACTATACTTACTCGGTAACCCCAACCATCAATATCATTAAAGAAGTGAAGTTGTTTGGAACGGTATCTACAGCGTTCAAAGTGCCTAGCTTAAACATGCTTTTCGGACAATATGGAGCTAATTTAAACCTGAAGCCAGAAAAATCGCAGAACTACGAAGCAGGTGTAAACCTGAGCTTTGCCGATGATCAGTTTAGCTTGCGTGTAGCTGGTTTTAAACGCGATTTAACCGATGCTATTGTTTACACTACAGGTTATATTAACCAGGGAAACCAGAAATTTAAAGGAGTAGAGGTAGAGCCGGCAGTTAAGTTTAGTGTATTTAATGTTAATGGTTATTATGCTTATGTTGAAGGAAATACCGGAACTGTAGATTTCCTGATCCGCAGACCGAAAAATACTTTTGGTATTACAGCGGGTGCACAGGCAACTCAAAACTTATACATCAGCGCCAATTACCGTTACTTTGGTAAACGTTTCGATACCAATTTTATATCTTATTTAAACGAAGAGCTGCCATCGTATAAATTGCTAAATGCTTACGTAGAATATGCTTTGGCTAAAAAACGCGTAAAAGTATTCTTTGATGCCAAAAATATCCTGAATGCAAAATACAGTGAAATTATTGGCTACAATACACCTGGCTTTAACTTTAATACAGGCGTAAGTTTTAATATACGCTAA
- a CDS encoding PKD domain-containing protein, giving the protein MKKSINYAMVFCLFLFSCKKDNVLGPDVNLLVKTDAVQAKVAVATNFSAGTNNGQAFQHEWKLDGKVVSTIYNYNFTATKAGTYVLAYKGYNEAGEFTHTYTITVPVPVVEITPASSKFISRILDYLPAPGQFVNETLGKPEQAQKLIGSTTNLISLGGFGGYIIFGFDHSVVNNTGNDLAIYGNPSGAPYHFSEPGVVMVSQDSNGNGLADDEWYELAGSEYTKATTIKNYEITYTNPKAFANVTWKDNQGNSGEVKVNNFHKHNFYPEFAANQETITFKGTLLPPSTGKVGSIVISSPFDWGYTDSYSTGDDYKTNLYNSFDLSLAVDKSGNKVDLKTIDFVKVYTGQSADAGSLGEISTEVKGAVDLGIK; this is encoded by the coding sequence ATGAAAAAATCAATAAACTATGCCATGGTTTTCTGTCTGTTCTTATTCAGTTGTAAGAAAGATAACGTACTCGGGCCTGATGTAAATCTACTGGTTAAAACAGATGCAGTACAAGCTAAGGTAGCGGTAGCAACCAATTTTAGCGCAGGTACAAACAATGGCCAGGCTTTTCAGCACGAATGGAAATTAGATGGCAAAGTGGTAAGTACCATTTACAACTATAACTTTACTGCCACAAAAGCCGGTACTTATGTTTTAGCGTACAAGGGTTATAACGAAGCTGGCGAATTTACACATACTTACACCATTACCGTTCCGGTTCCGGTGGTTGAGATTACACCTGCAAGCAGCAAATTTATTAGCCGGATTTTAGATTATTTACCTGCACCAGGGCAATTTGTAAACGAAACTTTAGGTAAACCAGAACAGGCGCAGAAATTAATTGGAAGTACCACTAACTTAATCTCTTTAGGTGGCTTTGGTGGCTACATTATTTTCGGTTTCGACCACTCGGTAGTTAATAACACAGGTAACGATCTTGCCATTTATGGTAACCCATCAGGTGCTCCTTATCATTTTTCTGAACCAGGCGTTGTAATGGTTAGTCAGGATAGCAATGGTAATGGCCTTGCTGACGATGAATGGTATGAATTGGCCGGAAGCGAGTACACCAAAGCTACAACCATTAAAAACTATGAGATTACCTATACCAACCCTAAAGCGTTTGCAAATGTAACCTGGAAAGATAACCAGGGAAATAGCGGCGAAGTGAAGGTTAATAATTTTCACAAACACAATTTTTACCCTGAATTTGCTGCAAATCAGGAAACAATTACGTTTAAAGGTACCTTATTACCGCCATCAACAGGTAAGGTAGGTAGTATTGTGATCAGTTCTCCTTTTGATTGGGGCTATACCGACAGTTATTCTACAGGCGATGATTACAAAACCAATCTGTATAACAGCTTCGATTTATCGTTGGCGGTTGATAAAAGCGGAAACAAAGTTGATTTAAAAACAATCGATTTTGTTAAGGTGTATACTGGCCAAAGTGCCGATGCAGGTAGCCTTGGAGAAATTTCTACTGAAGTTAAAGGTGCAGTTGATTTAGGGATCAAATAA